The Miscanthus floridulus cultivar M001 chromosome 17, ASM1932011v1, whole genome shotgun sequence genome has a window encoding:
- the LOC136516180 gene encoding uncharacterized protein, giving the protein MSRKQAMLLGQIDLPITFKNSTNYRMETLTLEVVGFHRTNHAILGRPCYTKFMSIPNYSYLKLKMPGPPRVITIGTSFQCAYECEVECCEHAMVIFTSKELVAIREEIVEEAPDPKRVARSFEPVEGTKEVLIDPSSSEGKVVPMCTMLSSK; this is encoded by the coding sequence ATgtctagaaagcaggccatgctactcgggcaaatcgatctgcccatcaccttcaagAATTCGACCAAttacaggatggagacccttaccttggaggtggtcgggttccacaggaccaaccatgccatcctgggacgtccatgctacacgaagttcatgtcCATCCCTAACTACagctatctaaagttgaagatgccaggtccgcccagggtcatcaccattggcacctccttccagtgcgcTTATGAGTGTGAGGTTGAGTGCTGCGAACACGCCATGGTGATTTTCACCTCCAAAGAGCTCGTAGCCATCAGGGAGGAGAtcgtcgaagaagcgcccgaccccaaGCGGGTGGCTAGATCTTTCGAGCCCGTGGAAGGCACCAAGGAGGTTCTCATAGACCCTAGTAGctctgagggcaaagtggtgccaatgtgcaccatgctttcctccaaatag